The genomic region CAACGGCGGCGGCTATTATCACTACAGCTATTCGGTGGTTCGCGGCTGCGACCGGATCGTGCCGGTGGACATCTACGTCCCGGGCTGTCCGCCGACAGCCGAGGCGCTTCTCTACGGAATCCTCCAGCTCCAGCGGAAGATCCGCCGCGAAGGGACGATCGAGCGCTGATGGCCGTTCAATTCGCTTCGCATGTGCCCAAGATGGCGTCCGACGAGGGCGTGATGGAGGGTGCCAAGTCCGCGATCGGCGACGCCCTGATCGACGCGAAGAATGCTGTCGACGAAATCACACTGACGGTTCGCCGCGACAACATCGCCGAAGTGCTCCAGACGCTGCGCGAGACGCCGGGCCTCGAATATCAGCAGTTGATGGAGATCGCCGGGGTGGATTATCCCGAGCGGCCGGAGCGGTTCGAGGTCGTCTATCATTTGCTGTCGCTGACGAAGAACCGGCGAATCCGGGTCAAGGTCACGGCCGACGAGACGACCCCCGTGCCGAGCGTGACCGGCGTCTGGCCGGTCGCCGGATGGCTCGAGCGCGAAGTCTACGACATGTACGGCGTGGTCTTCGCCGGCAATCCGGACTTGAGACGAATCCTGACCGATTACGGCTTCGAAGGCTTCCCGCAGCGCAAGGATTTCCCGCTGACCGGCCATATCGAGCTTCGCTACTCCGAGGCCGAGAAGCGCGTGGTCTATG from Sphingomonas anseongensis harbors:
- a CDS encoding NADH-quinone oxidoreductase subunit C, with the protein product MAVQFASHVPKMASDEGVMEGAKSAIGDALIDAKNAVDEITLTVRRDNIAEVLQTLRETPGLEYQQLMEIAGVDYPERPERFEVVYHLLSLTKNRRIRVKVTADETTPVPSVTGVWPVAGWLEREVYDMYGVVFAGNPDLRRILTDYGFEGFPQRKDFPLTGHIELRYSEAEKRVVYEPVDLPQDFRAFDFLMPWQGPEYHLPGDEKATPEEPGAPSPAPSPTGGAKVNPATPAKTPKTTDKPSDTGAGKPADRKATAEARKSSAAKAENQIDKDDSKLPEPKPKGRNRRRPTGAA